Proteins found in one Solitalea lacus genomic segment:
- a CDS encoding prolyl oligopeptidase family serine peptidase, with product MTRKNLLLSILNLALFIFPSIPLQAQNLDLFLKKEFILKNDTLKYRILLPENFDAAKKYPLILFLHGAGERGSDNEKQLVHGSKLFLSDSIRKQFPAIVIFPQCPENQFWSNVKIKITPDHREFTFQANGEPTTPLALVQKFMKNFIAQGNVDNKRIYIMGLSMGGMGTFELLWRNPKLFAAAIPICGGAHPATVKQYAKHTAVWIFHGADDPVVPVDFSRQMFEALKQAKAEAKYTEYPGIGHNSWDNTFAEPQLLSWLFTQSHK from the coding sequence ATGACTAGAAAAAACTTATTACTTAGTATATTAAACTTAGCTCTCTTCATATTTCCGTCTATTCCCTTGCAAGCACAAAACTTGGATTTATTCCTCAAAAAGGAATTCATCCTAAAAAATGACACCTTAAAATACCGGATTTTATTACCTGAAAATTTTGATGCAGCAAAAAAATACCCTTTGATTTTGTTTTTACACGGAGCCGGCGAGCGTGGCAGCGACAACGAAAAACAATTGGTGCATGGCTCCAAACTTTTTTTGAGCGACAGTATCAGGAAACAATTTCCAGCTATTGTTATTTTCCCACAATGCCCAGAGAATCAATTTTGGTCAAACGTAAAAATCAAAATAACACCTGATCATCGAGAATTTACATTTCAAGCTAACGGAGAACCAACCACACCACTGGCACTGGTTCAGAAGTTTATGAAAAACTTCATTGCACAGGGTAATGTTGACAACAAGCGAATTTACATTATGGGACTTTCGATGGGAGGCATGGGTACTTTTGAGTTATTATGGCGTAATCCGAAATTATTTGCCGCCGCCATACCTATTTGCGGCGGAGCACATCCGGCGACCGTAAAACAATATGCGAAGCATACTGCTGTTTGGATTTTTCACGGAGCCGACGACCCGGTTGTTCCTGTTGATTTTTCAAGGCAAATGTTCGAAGCACTGAAACAAGCGAAAGCTGAAGCAAAATACACCGAATATCCAGGGATTGGACACAACAGCTGGGATAATACTTTTGCTGAGCCGCAATTACTATCGTGGTTATTTACACAATCGCATAAATAA
- a CDS encoding Crp/Fnr family transcriptional regulator, with amino-acid sequence MQIKRFTSIFKQMPYESLKQKILSYSSFSDEELKLILSKFTSNTFKGKEFLLPQDKICTAIYFVTKGLVRTYYVRDGKEVTTYLACDDQFISAYTSFITQSASVEMMQAIEQTEVLSISYKNMQELYKAVPNWQIIGRLLAEYNYICIADRVLKLQGIPAKEKYANFLVTTPLKIVQRTPLIHIASYLGITPESLSRIRNGNS; translated from the coding sequence ATGCAAATCAAACGCTTTACTTCTATTTTTAAACAAATGCCTTACGAAAGCCTCAAACAAAAGATACTTTCTTATTCTAGCTTTAGCGATGAAGAATTGAAATTGATACTTTCCAAATTCACATCAAATACCTTTAAGGGTAAAGAGTTTTTATTGCCGCAGGATAAGATTTGCACTGCCATTTATTTTGTTACGAAAGGGTTGGTACGAACCTATTATGTTAGAGATGGTAAAGAAGTAACCACTTATTTGGCTTGTGATGACCAGTTTATTTCTGCTTATACTAGTTTTATTACGCAATCGGCATCAGTTGAAATGATGCAGGCAATTGAGCAAACGGAAGTTCTTTCTATTTCATACAAAAACATGCAAGAGCTTTATAAGGCTGTTCCTAACTGGCAAATCATAGGCAGGTTATTGGCTGAATACAACTATATATGCATAGCTGATCGAGTGCTGAAACTACAAGGCATACCTGCCAAAGAAAAATATGCAAATTTTCTGGTAACTACTCCTTTAAAAATTGTTCAACGGACTCCCTTGATTCATATTGCATCTTATTTGGGAATTACTCCCGAGTCGTTGAGCCGAATCCGAAATGGTAATTCTTAA
- a CDS encoding beta-ketoacyl synthase N-terminal-like domain-containing protein produces the protein MDHIKIAIVGWGSISALGTNKQGIWENYLKSKHCFTHKDFPMGTEWVSVLEEESAELVAKISNENLKYQQLDPTAWFAIAASRIAWEQAGWQNGVEVGVNIGSSRGATVAFEKFHSQFLNSGFQNTDILSSPTTTLGNIASWVGVDLGVHGPHISHSITCSTALHAILNAVAWLKSGLSDKFLAGGSEVPLTPFTLAQMKALKVYSNSTDNYPCQSMNLNKKRNTMILGEGAAVFSLERNLDKALAYISGIGYGTEQIKHGASISDEAVCQQQAMRMAIKGHDPESIDAIVLHSPGTIKGDKSEMNAIKAVFGTYMPLLTSNKWKIGHTFGASGALSLEMALLMLQHNQFIQTPYLPYQEVGKPLRKILINAVGFGGNAVSILIESI, from the coding sequence ATGGATCATATTAAGATTGCTATAGTTGGGTGGGGCTCAATTTCTGCTCTGGGCACGAATAAACAAGGTATCTGGGAAAATTATTTAAAAAGTAAACACTGTTTTACCCATAAGGACTTTCCAATGGGTACTGAATGGGTTTCGGTACTTGAAGAAGAGTCCGCGGAATTAGTTGCAAAAATTTCGAATGAAAATTTAAAATATCAGCAGCTGGATCCAACAGCTTGGTTTGCCATTGCTGCTTCACGCATCGCATGGGAACAAGCCGGCTGGCAAAATGGTGTTGAAGTTGGTGTGAATATAGGGTCATCACGTGGCGCCACTGTGGCATTCGAAAAATTCCATTCACAATTTCTAAACTCGGGATTTCAGAATACAGATATTTTATCCTCACCGACTACCACTTTAGGCAATATTGCAAGTTGGGTAGGAGTTGATTTAGGTGTTCATGGTCCTCATATTTCCCACTCCATTACTTGTTCAACGGCTTTGCATGCAATTTTAAATGCTGTTGCCTGGCTTAAATCGGGGCTTTCAGATAAGTTTTTAGCCGGCGGTTCAGAGGTTCCGCTCACGCCTTTTACCTTGGCTCAAATGAAAGCATTAAAGGTGTATTCAAACTCGACTGATAACTACCCGTGCCAGTCAATGAATTTGAATAAAAAGCGAAATACAATGATTTTAGGAGAAGGAGCTGCCGTATTTAGTCTGGAAAGAAATTTGGATAAAGCTCTTGCCTATATATCCGGCATTGGTTATGGTACAGAACAAATTAAACATGGAGCATCTATTTCTGATGAAGCTGTTTGCCAACAACAGGCAATGCGGATGGCCATTAAGGGGCATGATCCTGAATCTATCGATGCAATTGTATTGCATTCGCCGGGTACAATAAAAGGTGATAAATCTGAAATGAATGCCATAAAAGCGGTTTTTGGAACGTATATGCCTTTACTTACTTCCAATAAATGGAAGATCGGTCATACTTTTGGGGCTTCAGGGGCTTTAAGTTTAGAGATGGCTCTTTTAATGCTTCAGCATAATCAATTTATCCAAACGCCTTATTTGCCATATCAAGAGGTCGGGAAACCTTTGAGAAAAATCTTGATTAACGCGGTGGGTTTTGGGGGAAATGCTGTCAGTATTTTAATTGAAAGTATCTAA
- a CDS encoding MBL fold metallo-hydrolase, whose translation MIEIAKNVYQLPLLPRNSINCYVVDDLLIDAGIRASASKILKSIKSHKINAHLLTHAHADHQGSSSLICERLSIPLWTSEKEKNNAESGRVVDDYPNPRHFVARFQQLNWAGKGVKVSQTLKEGDEVGSFTVIETPGHSIGHISFFRESDRVLIAGDALVNMNLLTTLVGLNTPPALFTTDTYQMKESVCKLNKLNPSVICFGHGPVLHNDKGQLEKLVERMGC comes from the coding sequence ATGATCGAAATTGCAAAAAACGTTTACCAATTACCGTTACTGCCCAGAAACAGCATTAACTGCTATGTTGTTGATGATTTGCTGATTGACGCCGGCATAAGGGCTTCTGCTAGTAAGATTCTTAAATCCATAAAATCGCATAAAATTAATGCACATCTGTTAACTCATGCTCATGCCGATCATCAGGGTAGCAGTTCATTGATCTGCGAGCGATTAAGTATTCCATTATGGACATCCGAAAAGGAAAAAAACAATGCAGAGTCGGGGAGGGTGGTTGACGATTACCCTAATCCCAGGCATTTTGTGGCTCGCTTTCAGCAATTAAACTGGGCAGGCAAAGGTGTTAAAGTTTCACAAACATTAAAGGAAGGTGATGAAGTAGGAAGTTTTACGGTTATTGAAACCCCCGGTCACTCTATTGGGCATATTTCCTTCTTTCGCGAATCGGATAGAGTGCTGATTGCGGGTGATGCACTGGTGAACATGAATTTGTTGACAACCCTGGTTGGTTTAAATACGCCACCAGCTCTGTTTACAACGGATACATATCAAATGAAAGAATCTGTATGCAAGTTAAATAAACTCAATCCTTCAGTTATTTGCTTCGGTCATGGTCCGGTTTTACATAATGACAAAGGGCAGCTGGAGAAGTTAGTGGAAAGGATGGGTTGTTAA
- a CDS encoding PLP-dependent cysteine synthase family protein, which translates to MIAEETESIFPFSLEKKFRELWRMIGNTPMLEIAYSYKGETRKLYVKCEHYNLTGSIKDRMSLYILEQAYRSGNIKKGDRIVEATSGNTGIAFSAVGKALGHDVTIIMPNWLSKERMDIIRSLGADIKLISKEEGGFLGSISVSEQMAAIDPNIFLPCQFTNEGNSLAHEKTTGVEIWNQLKNIGITPDAFVAGVGTGGTVMGVGNYLRKMNPNIKIHPLEPAESPTLTTGYKVGAHRIQGISDEFIPAIVKLDELDEVVQAADGDSILMAQKLAKQLGLAVGISSGANIIGAIKLQNQMGVNASVVTVFADSNKKYLSTDLMKEEPVKEGYLSPEVKFIDYQPIDRCNCI; encoded by the coding sequence ATGATTGCTGAAGAAACTGAATCTATCTTTCCCTTTAGCTTGGAAAAAAAATTCCGTGAGCTATGGCGAATGATTGGTAATACTCCAATGCTTGAAATTGCTTATTCCTACAAAGGGGAAACAAGGAAGCTGTATGTTAAATGTGAGCATTATAACTTAACCGGAAGTATAAAAGACCGTATGTCTCTTTATATTTTGGAACAAGCTTATCGCTCAGGAAACATTAAAAAAGGTGACCGTATTGTAGAGGCGACCAGCGGAAATACTGGCATTGCATTTTCTGCAGTAGGGAAAGCTCTAGGCCATGATGTAACCATTATTATGCCTAACTGGCTGAGTAAAGAACGAATGGATATCATTCGCAGTTTAGGCGCCGATATAAAATTAATTAGTAAAGAAGAAGGTGGCTTTTTAGGAAGTATTTCGGTATCAGAACAAATGGCCGCCATCGATCCTAATATTTTCCTTCCTTGCCAATTCACAAATGAAGGAAATTCTCTGGCACACGAAAAAACAACTGGAGTTGAAATATGGAATCAATTAAAAAACATTGGTATTACTCCAGATGCTTTTGTTGCAGGTGTGGGAACAGGAGGAACTGTAATGGGCGTAGGTAATTACCTCCGTAAAATGAACCCAAACATTAAAATTCACCCATTGGAACCTGCTGAATCTCCTACTCTAACAACGGGTTACAAGGTGGGAGCGCATCGTATTCAGGGTATTTCAGATGAATTTATACCGGCTATTGTAAAGTTGGATGAATTAGATGAAGTTGTTCAGGCAGCCGATGGTGATTCAATTTTAATGGCACAAAAGCTGGCTAAGCAGTTAGGGTTGGCTGTTGGTATTTCTTCGGGAGCCAATATAATCGGAGCTATTAAACTTCAAAACCAAATGGGTGTTAATGCCAGTGTGGTAACCGTATTTGCCGACAGTAATAAAAAATACCTAAGTACCGACTTAATGAAAGAAGAGCCTGTAAAAGAAGGTTACCTTTCGCCTGAGGTTAAATTCATTGACTATCAACCAATAGATCGTTGCAACTGCATTTAA
- the hscA gene encoding Fe-S protein assembly chaperone HscA, with protein MAKISINLATGSLQKEDIIVGIDLGTTNSLVAFINPENHPQVINDAGKGVLVPSIIHLNPQNGESIVGNDAKAHLIEDPEHTIFSVKRLLGRSYKDIEHYQNFFSYKIVDDDNETLVKVKIEDKYYSPIELSAMILKELKARAEHALKTPVNRAVITVPAYFNDSQRQATRDAGKLAGLDVLRIVNEPTSASLAYGIGLNPEEERTIAVYDLGGGTFDISILKIQNGIFEVLATNGDTFLGGDDFDRAIIEFWIKRSGLTAEELKQYKEIRQVLRLKAEEAKKHLSFNEQYNNDVQGIDCSIDKSTFEELIKPKVDQTLSCCKNALADAGLKPENIDSIIMVGGSTRTPLVKNSVSTFFGKSVNDSLNPDEVVALGAAIQADILAGNRKDILLLDVTPLSLGVETMGGLMDVIIPRNSKVPTKAGRQYTTAVDGQVNMKISVYQGERDLVKDNRKLAEFDLKGIPAMPAGLPKVDINFLLNADGILTVQAVELRSGVKQQVEVKPTYGLTDAEVEQMLLDSVSHAKDDVAQRMVIEARTEGEQMLYTAERFIKNNAQFLSEEEQIHTIKLMEELKSILPEGSKDEILSKIDALNEYTRPFAERVMDVAISKAMKGKSIE; from the coding sequence ATGGCTAAAATTTCCATCAACCTGGCAACAGGTTCATTGCAGAAAGAAGATATAATTGTAGGTATTGATTTAGGAACCACAAACTCACTGGTAGCATTCATTAACCCAGAAAACCACCCCCAAGTAATAAATGATGCGGGTAAAGGTGTTTTGGTACCTTCTATTATCCACCTTAATCCTCAAAACGGTGAATCCATTGTTGGAAATGATGCCAAAGCTCATTTAATTGAAGACCCTGAACATACAATTTTTTCTGTAAAGCGACTTTTAGGCCGTTCGTATAAGGACATTGAACATTACCAAAATTTCTTTTCATACAAGATTGTTGACGACGATAATGAGACATTGGTAAAAGTTAAGATAGAAGATAAATATTACTCGCCGATTGAGCTTTCAGCTATGATTTTAAAGGAGTTGAAAGCACGGGCAGAACATGCGTTAAAAACTCCTGTAAATCGTGCCGTAATTACTGTTCCAGCTTATTTTAATGATTCGCAACGTCAAGCAACACGTGATGCAGGTAAATTGGCCGGATTGGATGTGCTTCGAATTGTTAACGAACCTACTTCAGCCAGTTTGGCATATGGTATCGGCTTAAATCCTGAAGAAGAAAGAACCATTGCAGTGTATGATTTGGGTGGAGGAACATTCGATATTTCGATTTTAAAAATACAAAATGGCATTTTCGAAGTATTAGCCACCAACGGTGATACCTTTTTGGGTGGGGATGATTTTGACCGAGCCATTATTGAATTCTGGATCAAACGTAGCGGATTAACGGCTGAAGAACTGAAACAATACAAAGAAATTCGTCAAGTATTAAGATTAAAAGCTGAGGAAGCAAAAAAACACCTGAGCTTTAACGAACAATATAATAATGATGTTCAGGGAATTGATTGCAGTATTGACAAATCAACCTTTGAAGAACTGATTAAACCTAAAGTTGATCAAACGCTTTCGTGTTGTAAAAATGCCTTGGCAGATGCAGGTTTAAAACCAGAAAATATTGACTCTATAATTATGGTAGGCGGATCGACTCGCACGCCACTAGTTAAAAATTCAGTTTCAACCTTCTTTGGCAAATCTGTAAATGACTCTTTGAACCCTGATGAGGTTGTCGCTCTTGGTGCTGCCATTCAGGCCGATATTTTAGCCGGTAACCGTAAAGACATATTACTACTGGATGTCACACCGCTTTCATTAGGTGTTGAAACCATGGGTGGATTAATGGATGTGATTATTCCTCGAAATTCAAAGGTACCAACCAAAGCGGGTCGCCAATACACCACAGCTGTCGATGGACAGGTAAATATGAAAATTTCTGTTTATCAGGGCGAACGCGATTTAGTAAAAGATAACCGTAAGCTAGCCGAATTTGACCTAAAAGGTATTCCGGCTATGCCTGCTGGCTTACCCAAAGTAGATATTAACTTTTTATTGAATGCTGATGGAATCTTAACCGTTCAAGCGGTAGAGCTACGCTCTGGAGTTAAACAACAAGTTGAAGTAAAACCAACTTATGGGTTAACAGATGCCGAGGTTGAGCAAATGCTGTTGGATTCTGTTTCTCATGCGAAAGATGATGTAGCACAGCGTATGGTTATTGAAGCACGTACTGAAGGAGAGCAAATGCTTTATACTGCTGAACGCTTCATCAAAAATAACGCTCAGTTTTTGTCAGAAGAAGAACAGATCCATACAATAAAATTAATGGAAGAACTTAAATCCATTCTGCCTGAAGGCTCGAAAGATGAAATACTTTCTAAAATTGACGCATTGAACGAGTATACCCGTCCATTTGCTGAGCGTGTAATGGATGTGGCCATTTCAAAAGCGATGAAAGGTAAATCAATAGAATAA
- a CDS encoding TMEM175 family protein yields the protein MTKGRLEAFSDGVLAIIITIMVLELKVPHTADLSGLRPLIPVFLSYVLSFIYIGIYWNNHHHLLHTAGKINGKILWANLHLLFWLSLVPFVTSWIGENHFASIPMLFYGVVLLMAGFAYSILQNLIIAHNGRDSLLSKAVGYDLKGKLSIGLYLSAIIIALYVEWFSGLIYIGVAIMWLIPDTRIERLVDKD from the coding sequence ATGACAAAAGGACGTTTAGAAGCGTTTAGCGATGGAGTATTGGCAATAATAATCACAATTATGGTACTGGAATTGAAAGTGCCTCATACAGCTGATCTTTCGGGGTTGAGACCTCTTATACCTGTTTTTTTAAGCTATGTTCTGAGTTTTATTTATATAGGAATCTATTGGAATAATCATCATCACTTACTTCATACAGCCGGAAAAATAAATGGAAAAATATTATGGGCCAATTTGCATTTATTGTTTTGGTTGTCTCTTGTTCCATTTGTTACAAGTTGGATAGGTGAAAATCACTTTGCCAGTATACCAATGTTGTTTTATGGTGTTGTGCTTTTAATGGCAGGTTTTGCCTATTCAATATTGCAAAATTTGATAATAGCGCACAATGGCAGGGATTCATTACTTTCAAAGGCCGTGGGGTATGATCTGAAAGGAAAACTCTCGATAGGGCTTTATTTGTCAGCCATTATTATTGCATTATATGTTGAGTGGTTTTCAGGGCTGATATATATTGGAGTAGCTATAATGTGGTTAATACCCGACACTAGGATAGAAAGATTGGTCGATAAAGATTAA
- a CDS encoding NUDIX domain-containing protein — translation MKHKIRPSVVLLNNDSVLLMKYIYGGTEVYGLPGGNPEIGESLQEAVIRELKEELGLTIDIEELLFVAETHRTEIQEVVVHTIFSGKIIEGTPELNNDHTSALSVEWINVEDIDGKNLYPNIGAEIKLLFGIGSTDRTTYLGNINQQWF, via the coding sequence ATGAAACATAAAATCCGACCGTCGGTGGTCCTGCTAAACAATGATTCAGTATTATTGATGAAATACATTTACGGAGGAACCGAGGTTTATGGCCTTCCAGGGGGGAATCCGGAAATTGGAGAAAGCTTACAAGAAGCTGTTATTAGAGAATTGAAAGAAGAGCTAGGCTTAACAATCGATATTGAGGAACTGTTATTTGTTGCCGAAACACATCGTACTGAAATACAGGAAGTAGTTGTTCACACAATTTTTTCGGGAAAAATTATTGAAGGCACCCCTGAATTAAATAACGATCATACTTCTGCCTTATCAGTAGAGTGGATTAATGTTGAAGATATTGACGGGAAAAACCTATATCCAAATATTGGCGCTGAAATTAAATTATTATTTGGCATAGGCTCAACCGACCGCACAACATATTTAGGAAATATTAACCAGCAATGGTTTTAG
- a CDS encoding NAD-dependent epimerase/dehydratase family protein, with protein MNKIKVIITGTTGMVGEGVLFECLENPAVAEILSVSRRSYELKHPKFKELIVPDFFQLTNHIDLLRGYDACFFCAGVSSVGMKEDKYTYLTYDTTLAFAKVLSEVNHNMVFTYVSGMHTDSSEKGNSMWARVKGKTENDLMKLPFKGVYNFRPGAMFPFNGQKNWKSIYKAIVKVIKVFTPKSILTMQEVGRAMIYVTTEGYDKSILEIVDIKELAHR; from the coding sequence ATGAATAAGATAAAAGTAATAATTACAGGCACTACAGGGATGGTTGGCGAAGGTGTTTTATTTGAATGTCTGGAAAATCCTGCAGTTGCAGAAATATTAAGTGTTTCCCGGAGATCTTATGAATTAAAGCATCCCAAATTCAAAGAATTAATTGTTCCGGACTTCTTTCAGCTAACAAATCATATTGACCTGTTAAGAGGCTATGATGCCTGCTTTTTTTGTGCTGGAGTCAGTTCTGTAGGTATGAAAGAAGATAAGTATACTTATCTTACGTACGATACTACATTGGCTTTTGCAAAGGTTTTATCAGAGGTGAATCATAATATGGTTTTTACGTACGTGTCGGGCATGCATACAGATAGTTCTGAAAAAGGAAATAGCATGTGGGCACGTGTAAAAGGAAAAACGGAAAACGATTTGATGAAACTTCCGTTCAAGGGCGTTTATAATTTCAGGCCTGGAGCAATGTTTCCTTTTAATGGGCAGAAAAATTGGAAATCGATTTATAAAGCAATCGTTAAAGTGATCAAAGTTTTTACTCCAAAGAGCATTTTAACTATGCAGGAAGTAGGCCGTGCGATGATTTATGTTACAACTGAAGGATATGATAAATCCATCTTAGAAATTGTAGATATTAAAGAACTGGCCCATAGATAA
- a CDS encoding dihydroorotase — MSTILIKNATVVNEGKQFNADIFIKNGFIEKIGPGINIAANIEINAEGKHLLPGCIDDQVHFREPGLTHKANIASESAAAVAGGITSYMEMPNTVPNTLTQQLLEEKYQIGARNSFANYSFFMGAGNDNLEEVLKTDTKKVCGVKVFMGSSTGNMLVDNEKTLEGIFSKVPMLIATHCEDEATIRHNLEVFKEKYGEDGLKPEMHPIIRSAEACYLSSSKAVELAKKFDTRLHILHISTGIETKLFDNSVSLKDKKITAEACVHHLWFSDADYATKGNFIKWNPAVKTATDRSQIFDAVLNDHIDVIATDHAPHTIEEKELPYSKAPSGGPLVQHALTAMLEFYHQGKISLEKIVEKMAHNVAVCFQIEKRGFIREGYWADLVLVDLNSDWTVSKENILYKCGWSPFEGQEFKSKVTHTIVSGNLVYNEGVLDHHQKGQRLLFDRN, encoded by the coding sequence ATGAGCACCATCCTAATCAAAAACGCCACAGTTGTAAATGAAGGCAAACAATTCAATGCAGATATTTTTATAAAGAATGGTTTTATTGAAAAAATAGGACCAGGTATAAATATTGCCGCTAACATAGAAATTAATGCAGAAGGAAAACACCTATTACCAGGCTGTATTGATGATCAGGTACATTTCCGCGAACCAGGATTAACCCACAAAGCAAACATTGCTTCAGAATCAGCTGCAGCTGTTGCCGGTGGCATTACATCCTATATGGAAATGCCCAATACAGTTCCCAATACGTTAACACAACAACTTCTGGAAGAAAAGTACCAGATTGGAGCACGTAATTCATTTGCCAATTATTCATTTTTTATGGGTGCGGGAAATGATAATCTGGAAGAAGTACTTAAAACAGATACTAAAAAAGTATGCGGCGTAAAAGTGTTTATGGGCTCATCAACCGGAAATATGCTGGTTGATAACGAAAAAACACTGGAAGGTATTTTTTCAAAGGTACCAATGCTTATTGCAACTCACTGTGAAGACGAAGCAACAATTCGTCATAACCTTGAGGTTTTTAAAGAAAAATATGGAGAAGATGGACTGAAACCAGAAATGCACCCAATTATCCGAAGTGCTGAGGCTTGCTATCTTTCGTCGAGCAAAGCAGTTGAACTGGCTAAGAAATTCGATACCCGCTTGCATATTCTGCATATTTCCACAGGTATTGAAACCAAATTGTTCGACAACTCTGTTTCTTTAAAAGATAAAAAAATTACAGCTGAAGCCTGTGTACATCATTTATGGTTCAGTGATGCGGATTATGCAACCAAAGGTAACTTCATAAAATGGAACCCGGCCGTAAAAACTGCAACTGATCGTTCTCAAATTTTTGATGCCGTTTTGAATGATCATATTGATGTAATTGCTACCGACCATGCTCCTCATACCATTGAAGAAAAAGAACTGCCTTACAGCAAGGCTCCATCAGGCGGACCATTGGTGCAGCATGCATTAACTGCCATGCTTGAGTTTTATCATCAGGGTAAAATTTCTCTCGAAAAAATAGTTGAAAAGATGGCACATAACGTAGCCGTTTGTTTTCAGATAGAAAAAAGAGGTTTTATTAGAGAAGGTTACTGGGCCGATTTGGTTTTAGTGGATTTAAATTCAGACTGGACCGTTTCTAAAGAAAATATTTTGTACAAATGTGGTTGGTCACCATTTGAAGGTCAAGAATTTAAGTCAAAAGTTACCCACACAATTGTAAGCGGCAACTTAGTTTATAACGAAGGAGTTCTTGATCATCATCAAAAAGGCCAGCGCTTATTGTTCGATAGAAATTAA
- a CDS encoding DEAD/DEAH box helicase → MSKTFEDFQFNRQILNAIEEAGYTTPTLIQQKAITPILSGNDLMGIAQTGTGKTAAYVLPMVMKLKYAQGQNPRALILVPTRELALQVLDATQALSKYTDLRITAIFGGIGPKTQIETIKAGVDVIIATPGRFMEIYLKGDLLVKQLNYFVIDEADKMMDMGFLPQIHKILEVIPRKRQNLLFSATMHARIESLAGDFLKFPVKVEVTQQATPAETVSQALYYVPNLRSKINLMMHLLKNQEDVRKLIIFTKTKTTADNISKYLTRQFGEDQVRVIHANKGQNSRINAINQFKNDDIRILVATDVAARGLDVSDVSHVINFDVPLIYEDYVHRIGRTGRANKTGDAITFCNEAERYHIEKIQKLIRQQIPVCEIPAGVFVEETAYEEHQAMAREIDEQKRKADPDFKGAFHEKKNPFAKKVEKTKKDQKRNYVDPKSKEARFGPKTKARKKR, encoded by the coding sequence ATGTCCAAAACATTTGAGGATTTTCAGTTCAACCGCCAAATTCTAAACGCAATAGAAGAGGCGGGATATACAACCCCAACTTTAATTCAGCAAAAAGCCATTACTCCTATTTTATCAGGTAATGATTTAATGGGTATTGCACAAACAGGAACCGGAAAAACGGCTGCATATGTGTTACCAATGGTGATGAAGCTTAAATATGCACAAGGGCAAAATCCGCGTGCATTAATTCTGGTGCCTACCCGGGAGCTTGCTTTGCAAGTGTTGGATGCCACACAAGCTTTATCGAAATATACTGACTTGCGTATTACAGCAATTTTTGGCGGGATAGGGCCAAAAACACAAATAGAAACTATAAAAGCCGGCGTTGATGTGATTATTGCAACTCCGGGTCGATTTATGGAAATCTATCTGAAAGGCGATTTGCTTGTAAAGCAGCTGAACTATTTTGTGATTGATGAGGCAGACAAAATGATGGATATGGGCTTTTTGCCTCAAATTCATAAAATTTTGGAAGTAATACCTCGTAAGAGACAGAATTTACTTTTCTCAGCAACCATGCACGCAAGGATTGAGAGTTTAGCCGGTGATTTCTTGAAATTTCCGGTTAAGGTTGAGGTTACTCAACAGGCTACACCTGCCGAAACCGTTTCGCAGGCCTTGTATTATGTCCCTAACTTGCGCTCAAAAATTAACCTGATGATGCATTTGTTGAAAAATCAGGAGGATGTTCGTAAGCTGATTATTTTTACCAAAACCAAAACTACTGCTGATAATATTTCCAAGTATTTGACTCGGCAGTTTGGGGAGGATCAGGTACGGGTAATACATGCTAATAAGGGGCAAAATTCAAGGATCAACGCCATCAATCAATTTAAGAATGATGACATACGGATTCTAGTTGCTACAGATGTAGCTGCACGCGGGTTGGATGTTTCTGACGTGAGCCATGTTATTAATTTTGATGTTCCACTCATTTATGAAGACTACGTGCATCGAATTGGACGCACGGGCAGGGCCAATAAAACCGGTGATGCCATAACTTTTTGTAATGAGGCTGAAAGGTATCATATTGAAAAAATTCAAAAACTGATTAGGCAGCAAATTCCGGTGTGTGAGATTCCTGCTGGAGTTTTTGTGGAAGAAACCGCTTATGAGGAGCATCAGGCCATGGCTCGTGAAATTGATGAACAAAAGCGAAAAGCCGACCCAGATTTTAAAGGAGCTTTCCATGAGAAAAAAAATCCATTTGCTAAGAAAGTTGAAAAAACAAAAAAGGATCAAAAACGTAATTATGTAGATCCTAAAAGTAAAGAAGCCCGATTTGGACCTAAAACCAAAGCCAGAAAGAAACGATAA